The stretch of DNA ACGAAGCACTCGCCCTCCCAGCGGCTCTCCGGCTCGGGGACCTCCTCCAGGTAGCGCAGGATGCCGCCTTGAAGGTGGAATACATCCTCAAATCCCAGCCCCCGCAGCAGGCTGGTGGACTTCTCGCAGCGGATGCCCCCGGTGCAGAACATGGCGACGCGGCGGCCTGCGAGGTCGTCGCGGTGGGCCTCCACCCACGCCGGGAATTCGCGGAAGGAGTCCAGCTCCGGACTCACGGCCCCCCGGAAGGTCCCAGCCTCCACCTCGTAGCGGTTGCGGGTGTCGATCACCAGCACGTCGGGGTCGTCCAGCAGCGCGTTCCACTCGACCGGGGTGACGTAGTGCCCGACCTGCGTGAGCGGCTGCACCGGCACGCCCATCGTCACGATCTCGCGCTTGAGCCGCACTTTCAGCCGCCGAAAGGGTTGCTCCGCGCTCCCGGACTCCTTGTATTCCATCCGGTCGAACCCGGCCTCCCGCAAGAAAGCGTGCAGTCCGTCGATGCCTTCGCGCGATCCGGCCACCGTGCCGTTGATCCCTTCCGGCGCGACGATCAGGGTGCCGCACAGTCCCAGGCGGGAGGCGAGCTGCCGGAGGTCGTCTCGCAGCCGGGCGGGGTCCTCCAGCGGGCGGAACTGGTAGAGGGCGGCGACGACCCAGGCGGGGGAGGGAGCGGGGGCGGACACCGGGGGATGATAGCGGGGCGGCCTATGCTGCGGTCATGTCCCGTGTGGTCAATCCCTTCGGCACGCCCCAGGGCGCGGCGCGGTACGCGGCCGGGCGCCCTGCCTTCCACCCGCTCGTGCTGGCGCGGCTCGTGCCGCATCTGGCGGGCCGCCGGGCGCTGGGAGCAGACGTGGCCTGTGGGACCGGGTTGTCGAGCGTGGCGCTCGCCGAGCTGGTGGACCGGGTGTTGGCCTTCGACGTGTCCGGGGCGATGCTGGCCCAGGCCCGTCCCCACCCCCGCGTGACCTACGCGCAGGCCCCCGCCGAGGCGCTGCCGCTGGAAGGGGGCGTGCTGGACGTGTTGACGGTGGCGCAGGGCTTCCACTGGTTCGACCGGAACGCCTTTCTGACGGAGGCTCGCCGTACTCTGCAGCCGGGCGGCGTGCTGGCCCTCTACGACGACTTCTTTCTGGGAGAGATGCCGGGCCGCGAGGACTTCCGCGAGTTCGTGACGACGTACTGGGAGCGCTACCCGGCTCCACCCCGCCACCGCTACGACTTCGGGGAGGCCGAGGCGCGGGCAGCGGGCTTCTGCTGGCATGAGGAGCGCTTCCGGCATGGACTCGCCCTCTCCCGGCGGGAGCTCGTCGCCTACCTGATGACCCACTCCAACACCATCGCCGCCACCGAGCGCGGGGACGAGACGGCGGAGGAGGTTGGGGCGTGGCTGGAAGAACAGCTCCGACCTTTCTACGACGGCGATGAGGCGCGGGAGCTGACCTTCGGGGCCGTCCTGACCGTTCTGAAACCCCAGTGACAGGTGGGCCGGGAAAGCTCTGCTAGCCTCCCTCCCGTGCCGCCCCTCCTGACCGCCGATTCGCTCACCGTCACCTTCGGGGAACGGGCGGTCTTGCGCGAGGTGTCGCTCTCGGTGGCAGGCGGCGACCGCCTCGCCCTGCTGGGGCGCAACGGGGTGGGGAAGACCACGCTGCTGCGGGTGCTGACGGGCGAGGTCGTGCCCGAGGAAGGCACCCTCTGGCGGCGCGAGGGGCTGCGGCTGGCGGTGCTGGCGCAGCACCATGTCCACCCGCCCGGCCCGACCGTCCGCGACCTCGTGGACGCGGCCCACCCCTACCGGGCGCTGGAAACCGAGCTGCTCGCGCTGGAGGCGAACCTGGGGGACCCCAGCACCCTCGCCGCGTGGTCGGCCCTGCACGCCCGCTTGGAGGACGCCGACGCCTACCGCTGGCCCGCCCGCGCCGCGCGGGTGCTGGGGATGCTGAACCTCACCCGCTTCCTGAACCGGGAGGCGGCCACACTCTCGGGCGGGGAGCGCACCCGGTTGGCGCTGGCCCTTGCGCTCGCCCAGGAACCCGACCTGCTGCTGCTCGACGAGCCCACCAACCACCTCGACATCCGGATGCGCGAGTGGCTGGAAGGCTGGCTGCGCGACTTCCGGGGCGGTGTGCTGCTCACCAGCCACGACCGCGATTTTCTGGACGCCGTGGCGACCCGCAGCCTGTGGTTGGAGGGCGGCGAGGCCCGCGAGTATTCCGGCGGCTACTCCCGCGCCCGCGAGCAGCGCGAGCTGGAACGCCGCACGCAGACCCGGGCCGCCCGACTCGGCCAGCAGGAGGCTGCCCGGCTGAGCGGAAGCGCCGAGCGGCTCGACGAGTGGGGCCGCCGCTCCCGTGCCCTGAGGACGCGGGCGGGGCGTGTCCCCGTCACCGAGGCCCCCCTCCCCGAGCGCCAGATTCGGATGCGCCTGCTGGCAGGCACGGCGCGGGCGCCGCTGGTGGCCTGGGGCGAGCACCTTTCCAAACACTACGGTGAGCGCGAGGTGCTGCGGGACGTGGCCTTCAAGCTGCGGCAGGGCGACCGGGTGGCGCTGATGGGCGCCAACGGGACAGGCAAGACCACGCTGATGCGTCTGCTGGCGGGAGAACTGCATCCCGACCCCGGTTCCCCCGAGCCGGTCTTGCGCGTCGGCAACGGCGTCACGGTCGCGTCCCTCGACCAGACCTGGCACGGCCTGACCCCCGGCGAGGGACTGCGGGCGCAGTTCGAGCGCCGCTTCGGGGCACGGGCCAACGCGCTGCTGGGCCGAGCCGGATTCACCGCCGACGACTGGCCCAAGACCCCCGAGGTGCTGTCGGGCGGCGAGCGGGCACGGGCGGGCCTCGCGCTCGTGAGTGCGCTGCGCTCCGACCTGCTGCTGCTGGACGAACCCACCAACCACCTCGACGTGGAGGCGTTGCAGGCGCTGGAGGGGGCCGTTCACGCCTACGGCGGCGCGGTGGTCATCGTGACCCACGACCGCCGCTTTGCCCGCGAGGTCGCCAACCGCCTGTGGGTGATCGAGGACGGCACCCTGCGAGAGCCGCAGGGCTGGGGCTCGCGCGAGTACGCCGACCCCGCCCGCACGCTGGAGGGCGACCCGCCGCCCCCTCCGCCGCCGCCCACCGTCCGGCAACGGTTGGTGCCCGTGGAGAATCAACTGGCCGACGTGCGCCGCCAACTTGACGCGCCCCCCGGCACCCTGACCGGCCGCGAGGAGGCCCGCCTGCGGGCACAGGCCCACCGCCTCCAGGGGCACCTCTATGAGCTGTACGCCGAGGTCTACGCCGCCCCCCAGTACGACGCGGAGGTGCGCGAGGGGCCGTTACGGGTCCGTGCCCAACGTCTCGGTGAACGGGGCGGGATGGTGTGGGCCGCCCACGACGAGACGTGCCCCCACCTTGCCTGGGACGGCGAGACGCTGCGCTTCTCGGCCCCACCGCCCGCGTGGTACGGGGCGGCGCTGCTGGGCGGGGCGCTGCGGATTCTCTTCGAGTGCTGGAATGTGGGCCGGGCGCGGCTGGGCGAGGGTGGGCCGGTGCTGCGGCGGCGGGACTATTTCGAGCGGGTGGGGCTGATAACGCGTGTCGGCAACGGCGACCCCGGCCCACCACAGACCCCAGGCGACCAGCCGCCCGCTCCCTCCCGCTATACTCCCCAGCATGAGTGAAGACCTCATCAAGGGCCGCCTCGGCGGTGCGGACGGCTTCAGTGTCCGCTGCGCCATCGACGGTGACCGCATCTCGGGCCGCGCGGGCGGCCAGTTGTACGGCAAGGACATCGACCTCGAAATCACCGAGCGCGGCGTACAGGGCACCGTCGGCGGCGAAAGCGTGCGCATCGAGCTGGAAGAAGGCGAGCTGCGCGGCAACGTCGGCGGCCAGAAGCTGGTGCTGCGCGGCGTGGACCGGGTGACCGGCTTTCTGGGCGAGCCCATCGTGGGCTGGAACATCGTCGCGCAGCAGCAGGGTGAGAAGCTCAGCGGGCAGCTCGGCAGCACGGTGCTGGGCCGCACCTTCGAACTCGACCTCGGCTCGGCCCCCGGCTGGGTGGGCACCCTCGTCGCGGTGGTGGCGCTGTACGCGCTGGAACCTCGGGTGAGCGGGGCGGTGAGCCGCTAAGCCCCCTTCAAAAAGAAGACGCCCCGGCCTGTGCTGGGGCGTTTCTTTTGGGGCCGCTACCTCCCGAAGAACCGGTACGTCACCCCGAAGCGGAAGGTCGTGCTGTCCTCGTCGTTCGCCACGCCCACGCTCACGCTGCTGCGCGGGCCGAAGTTGTAGGCCGCGCTGATGGAAGGCCGCACCGCCTGGAGTCCCAGCCCCAGCGGCGTGCTGACCTGGAAGGAGAGGCGGCCGTCGGGCGTGGTGTAGGTGGCGTCCAGCAGGCCCTCGCCCGTCAGGTCCACCTGATATTGCAGGTAGAGGTTGCGGGTGAGGTACGACCCCAGCGTGATCGTCGCCCCGAACTCGCCGCCGTCCGCCGCGAGGTTGGGCGTCAGGCGGAACACGTCCAGCCCCAGGGCGCGGGCCACGTTCCGCTCCAGTTCGCCCAGCACAAAGATGTTCAGCGCGGTCTGGAGGGCACTCGCCCCCAGCGAGGCGAGGTTCTCCGGCAGCGCGTCGAGGTTGGGCACCCCCGTCGCCACCAATGCGTAGAGCTGCGCTTCCGTGTAGGGGGCGCGGGTGACCGGGTCGGCACAGTTCCCGTTCGCGCCCGGCGCACAGCTCAGGGTGGTCTGGAGGTTCAGGACATTCTGGCCGTTGGCCTGCGGCTCGAACTGCCCGCGCACGTCGAGCACCACGGGCACCCGCTGCCGGGTGGTCACGGCGGCGACGGTTCCGGCGGCGTTCAGCGCGAAGGAGGGATAGAGGCCGTCCCCGGCGAAAGTCACCCGGCCCTCGCGCAGGGTGAACTCATTCTCGCGCAGGAAGAGGCTGCCGCGCTCGGCCACGATCTCGCCGGTCAGTCGGGGCCGCGCCCCCGTGCCCGACAGCACCAGCCCGCCGCCGAACTCGGCCCGCGCGAGCGCCTCGTCCACCCGGATGCCGCCGGGAGCGCGGATGGGGATGTCCTCGAAGACCAGCCGCTCCAGGAAGGGCCGGGCCGGGGCGGGCACGTTCCCCCCTTCCTCCCCGGCCGGGTCGGGGAAGGTCGTGTACTCGGGCGGCAGCGGCGAGGGGAAGTTGTCGGTGGGGCGGCCGTCGGTGCCCGCCGTGCTCTGACCGGGCGGGGGAATGGTCGCCACCGCGCCTACGCGCCCCAGCACCAGCCGCGCGAAGGAGGCCGCGCCGCTGACCCGCACCGCCGCGCCGTCGTCGAGGAGCCGCAGGTCGGCGTCCAGGCTGCTGTCCCGCGCCGAGATCACCGAGATGGGCAGCGCGTAGCTCTGCGCCGTGAGGGTGAGGTCGAGGCGGGGGGTCAGTGCCCCGGTCAGCCGCAGCGTTCCGGCAGGACCCGCAGCGGTGGCGGGCGTGCGGCTGCTGGCCTCTACGGTCCAGCGGTCCTGGGCGGCCTGGGTGACGGTCACCACGCTGTTGGGCAACGCTCCCAGCGCCTGCGGCGCGAGCAGGCCCCGGAAGGTGGCGGTCGTCCCGGACAGGCGTCCCAGGCTGAGCTGCCCGCGCACCTCCAGGGTGCCGTCGCTGCCCAGCACCCCGCCGGTCAGGACGCGCCCACTGGCGGTAAAGGCCCCGGAGTCGGGCAGGTCGCCCTCCAGCGCGGGCACCTGCACGCTCAGGCCCGCGAGGCTCCCGGCGAGGTTCTGGGCGCGGAGCAGCCCGCGCGGGCGGTCGTAGGTGCCCGCCGCCGACAGGGTGAGGGTCCCCTTGAGGCTGGGGTCCAACCCAGCCAGCCCCGGAATCAGCCGCAGCACCGGGGTAAAGGTCGTGCCGTCGAAGCGGGCTTGCAGGTCCACCCGCTCGCGGGTATAGCCCCCGCGCACGTCCCAGGTCCCGGCCCCGGCGAGCTGGATGTTGACGTTGCGCAGTTCCCGGTCGGCGTAGTCCAGCGTGCCCGTGCCGGTCAGCGTCTCGGTGACGGCCTGTGGCCCGGTGCCCGTCACGGCGGTCACCCGGATGCGCTCGGCCACGACGGTGGCGCTCCCGGCCAGGGGGTCGGCCAGCGGGAGGCGGAAGCGGGCCACGCCCGTCACCACACCCTCGCCGACCGGGGTGCCCGTCACGGCGGTGGTCAGCGCTCCCAGCGGCAGCGCCTGGAGGGTGGCCTGCCCACTCAGCACGCCGCCCGTCAGCGAGGCCAGGAAGTCGCTCTCGCCCAGGAACCCGCGCAGGCGCCAGTCGCCGCCGATCAGGGTGCCCTCCACGCGGGCGCCGAGCTGCTTGGGTCCGAGGGTCAGGGCCGGGCTGGTCAGGATGACCGTGCCGCCGCCGTCGTTCAGGGTCGCCTCCCCGCTGACCCGTCCCGCGAGGCCGGGCGCCAGCGCGAGGTCGGCGAGTTCCACCTCGTCCAGCCGTGCCCGCAGGCGGTAGCCCTCCCCGGTGGGGCGCAGGGTCCCCAGGGCCTCCAGCGCGGGCAGCACGTCGGCCAGCCCGCCCGTGCCGGTCACGCGGGCGGCGCCCACCGTATTGACCGCACTGAGGTTCGCCGCGAAGGTCTGCCCCTGGAGGGTCACCGTGCCGTCCAGCCGCACCCCCTGCGCGGTCGTGCTCAGCTCCGGCAGGTCGAGGGGGTACCGGGCCGCTGCCAGCGTTCCCGTCAGGCCGCCCGCCCCGGCCGTCACGTCCGCCGTGAGGGTGCCGTCCTCCCGCCGCACGCTCCCGGTGAGGCGGCCCGTCCAGCCGCGCTCTCCCTGCGCAGCGGTCAGGTGCAGCGTTCCGGCGGGCAGCGCGGCGGTGGCGGTGAGGCTGGGGCGCCCGCCTGCCAGCGTCACCTCCCCGGTGAGGTCGCCCCCCAGGGTCAGGCCCAGGTAGGGGACCTCGTAGGTGGTGGTCACGTCCGTCACCCGCAGGGCCACCCGGCCCTCGCCGCTCGTGGTATTCGCCGTGCCGCTGGCGGTGAGGCGACCCGTCACCCCCTTCAGGTTCAGCCGCCCCAGGTCCAGGCCCGGCAATTCGGCCCGCAGCACGTCCCCGCCCCAGGTGACCTGCCCGGTGCGCTCACCGTCGGTCACGTCGAGATCGGCCGCCTGCAAGCTGGCCTCGCCCGCCGCCCGCCACTCGCCCCGGCGCAGGCTGAGGGTCAGCCGGGGGTCGGCCAGCGGTCCCTGCGGGGTCACGCTGAGGGCCAGCTCGGGGCGGGTCAGCGCGGCGGTGCCCAGCCAGCGCCAGGTTCCGGCCTCGTCGGGCCGCACTTCCAGCACCCCGTTCGCCTCGGCACCGGGGCCGTCCACCAACCGCACCTGCACGCCGCCTGGGGTTGCCAAGATTCGCGCCCCCGCCCCCAGCAGCCCGGCCTCGCCCCTCACGAGGGGCTGCCCCAGCGGACCGTCCAGCCGCAGGGCGGCGGGCTGGGTCAGCACCCCCTCGGGACCGCCCGTAACCCGCACCGTGCCGTGCCAGCCAGTGAAGGGGTCGGCGTTCACATCGAGCGCCGCCCGCAGCCCCGCCGCCCCCAGGGTGCCGTCCAGTTCCAGCGCTCGGGCGCGGTACACCGCCCGCACGTTGCCCTCCAGCCCATCCCCTGCCGCCAGGGTGAGGTCGGCCGCCGGGGAGGCGTCCAGCGTGGCCGTGCCGCTCGCCCGCACGGTGCCGCCCGCCGCGCCCAGCGTCAGGCCGGAGAGGGTCAGGCGCCGCCCCTCCAGCGTGGCGACCGGGTCCGCGCCCTGCGTCAGCGTGCCGCGCAGGTCTGTCAGGGTGCCTCCGAAGCTGCCGCGCGTGTCGGCCAGCGTGACGCCGAAGGCTTCTGCCCCGCGCGTCTCCAGCGTCCCCGTCAGGCGCGGGGCGGTCAGCGGGCCGGAAAGGGTGACCTCCGCCGCCGCCTCGCCCGCCGAGCCCTCCACCAGCGCGAGGGGCCGCAGGCGCACCCTTCCGCCGAGACTGGGCACGAAGCCCTCCCCGTCCGTGAGGGTCAGGGTGCCCTCGCCCAGCGCCCCCGCCGCCAGCGCGTACTCGCCGCGCCCGTCGCCGCGCAGGGTCACGGGGGCGGGCAGGCCGCCGACCCGCGCGGTCGCGGTGCCCGCCAGCCGGGGCCAGGTGCCCTCCAGGTCGAGCGTGAGGTCGTTCCTGCCTTGCCGCGCCGTGCCGTACACCCGTCCCCGCAGCGTTCCTGCCCCCAGGTCGAGGTCGCGGGCGTCGGCGTAGAGGATGCCGCTGCGCCCCTCACCCTTCAGGGTCACGCGGGCGTGGGCGCGGGCCTCCCGCACCGGGCCGGAGAGGGTGGCGAGGGCATCAAAGTCGTCGGTGCGGGCCGTCGCTTCCCCGGAGACGCGCAGGTCCCGCAGCGGTCCAGTCAGCGTGAGGTCGCCTCCGACCTGGCCGACCCCGAACGCACGGGCGTCCACATCGCGCACAGTCACGCGCACGCCGTCGGGGAGTGCTCCCCGCGCCTTCAAAACCCCGCCGCGCAGGCTGCCGTCGAGTTCGGCCTCCAGGCGGTCAGGAGCGCCGGGTGCCCGCGAGAGGCTGGCCCGCCCGTACAGGCTGAAGGGTCCGGCCTCGCCTTGTTCGCCGCGCAGGGCGAGCTTGCGGGCCTCCACCCGCAGCGGACCGCCCGTCAGGGTGCCGCTGGCCTCCACCTGCCCGCCGAAGGTCAGCGCGTC from Deinococcus sp. HSC-46F16 encodes:
- a CDS encoding class I SAM-dependent methyltransferase, yielding MSRVVNPFGTPQGAARYAAGRPAFHPLVLARLVPHLAGRRALGADVACGTGLSSVALAELVDRVLAFDVSGAMLAQARPHPRVTYAQAPAEALPLEGGVLDVLTVAQGFHWFDRNAFLTEARRTLQPGGVLALYDDFFLGEMPGREDFREFVTTYWERYPAPPRHRYDFGEAEARAAGFCWHEERFRHGLALSRRELVAYLMTHSNTIAATERGDETAEEVGAWLEEQLRPFYDGDEARELTFGAVLTVLKPQ
- a CDS encoding rhodanese-related sulfurtransferase, with the translated sequence MSAPAPSPAWVVAALYQFRPLEDPARLRDDLRQLASRLGLCGTLIVAPEGINGTVAGSREGIDGLHAFLREAGFDRMEYKESGSAEQPFRRLKVRLKREIVTMGVPVQPLTQVGHYVTPVEWNALLDDPDVLVIDTRNRYEVEAGTFRGAVSPELDSFREFPAWVEAHRDDLAGRRVAMFCTGGIRCEKSTSLLRGLGFEDVFHLQGGILRYLEEVPEPESRWEGECFVFDGRVTVGHGLTPGTAQMCHSCGWPLTPEDTAHPHFEPGVSCGHCFGATTLAQKAAFRERQRQYDAAGQA
- a CDS encoding ATP-binding cassette domain-containing protein — encoded protein: MPPLLTADSLTVTFGERAVLREVSLSVAGGDRLALLGRNGVGKTTLLRVLTGEVVPEEGTLWRREGLRLAVLAQHHVHPPGPTVRDLVDAAHPYRALETELLALEANLGDPSTLAAWSALHARLEDADAYRWPARAARVLGMLNLTRFLNREAATLSGGERTRLALALALAQEPDLLLLDEPTNHLDIRMREWLEGWLRDFRGGVLLTSHDRDFLDAVATRSLWLEGGEAREYSGGYSRAREQRELERRTQTRAARLGQQEAARLSGSAERLDEWGRRSRALRTRAGRVPVTEAPLPERQIRMRLLAGTARAPLVAWGEHLSKHYGEREVLRDVAFKLRQGDRVALMGANGTGKTTLMRLLAGELHPDPGSPEPVLRVGNGVTVASLDQTWHGLTPGEGLRAQFERRFGARANALLGRAGFTADDWPKTPEVLSGGERARAGLALVSALRSDLLLLDEPTNHLDVEALQALEGAVHAYGGAVVIVTHDRRFAREVANRLWVIEDGTLREPQGWGSREYADPARTLEGDPPPPPPPPTVRQRLVPVENQLADVRRQLDAPPGTLTGREEARLRAQAHRLQGHLYELYAEVYAAPQYDAEVREGPLRVRAQRLGERGGMVWAAHDETCPHLAWDGETLRFSAPPPAWYGAALLGGALRILFECWNVGRARLGEGGPVLRRRDYFERVGLITRVGNGDPGPPQTPGDQPPAPSRYTPQHE